A DNA window from Cobetia marina contains the following coding sequences:
- a CDS encoding YHYH protein, translating into MAAFVKSRASGASALKRARPLTLAALTLLLFGCSGEDDAHDRAASTAAASTTVTKETVVAEEATDGEPAPAAVGLDPQIFAAGAIVGEVETVDCTLSGGTQTTCYQFRVAGAPADPETSPEGPFCPPNIHSGEEEGGTWMDGEGTLYQVDGEFIKNLATLYQDKEWQMYDVNTGEITVIDGARGCEVAGNPNPIEGFDNFCLECPLEELGGGIEKTVVIPKVPVPAAEPTSLAGRANTGVALNGVLFGPPAPLELILSSHTLGVLDDCGAHANPHEGYHYHTATGCSEIGIQEDGHSPMIGYALDGYAIYAREDKDGNVPAGLDDCGGETDPVRGYHYHASAPGVNQIFGCFMGEKGHFLDEEGGERPPQDPPGE; encoded by the coding sequence GTGGCGGCTTTTGTGAAGAGCAGAGCGTCGGGCGCGAGCGCGCTGAAACGGGCACGGCCACTGACGCTGGCGGCGCTGACCCTGCTGCTGTTCGGCTGCAGCGGGGAGGATGACGCGCACGACAGGGCGGCCAGCACGGCGGCGGCCAGTACAACGGTCACGAAAGAGACAGTCGTTGCAGAGGAAGCCACTGACGGCGAACCTGCCCCGGCGGCGGTTGGACTGGATCCTCAGATATTTGCCGCGGGCGCGATCGTCGGTGAGGTCGAGACCGTCGACTGCACCTTGAGCGGCGGCACGCAGACGACCTGCTATCAGTTCCGCGTGGCCGGTGCGCCCGCGGACCCGGAAACCTCGCCGGAGGGGCCTTTCTGCCCGCCCAATATCCATTCCGGTGAGGAGGAAGGCGGCACCTGGATGGATGGCGAGGGCACCCTCTATCAGGTGGACGGCGAGTTCATCAAGAATCTGGCCACTCTCTATCAGGACAAGGAGTGGCAGATGTACGACGTCAACACGGGCGAGATCACCGTGATCGATGGCGCGCGTGGCTGCGAGGTGGCGGGGAACCCGAACCCCATCGAAGGCTTCGACAACTTCTGTCTCGAGTGTCCGCTGGAGGAACTGGGCGGCGGCATCGAGAAGACTGTCGTGATCCCCAAGGTGCCGGTACCGGCCGCCGAGCCGACCTCGCTGGCCGGCCGCGCCAACACCGGCGTGGCGCTCAATGGCGTGCTGTTCGGCCCGCCGGCACCGCTGGAGCTGATCCTGAGCTCTCACACCCTGGGGGTGCTCGATGATTGTGGCGCGCATGCCAATCCGCATGAGGGCTATCACTATCACACCGCCACCGGCTGCTCCGAGATCGGCATTCAGGAGGATGGCCATTCGCCGATGATCGGCTATGCGCTGGATGGCTATGCCATCTATGCCAGAGAGGACAAGGACGGCAATGTTCCCGCTGGGCTGGATGACTGTGGCGGCGAGACGGACCCGGTGCGTGGCTATCACTATCACGCCTCCGCGCCGGGGGTTAACCAGATCTTCGGCTGTTTCATGGGCGAGAAGGGGCACTTCCTCGACGAGGAGGGAGGCGAGAGGCCGCCGCAGGACCCGCCCGGCGAGTAG
- a CDS encoding 1-acyl-sn-glycerol-3-phosphate acyltransferase produces the protein MTDTATPKPATPDEQDPFARIRPYHDHEVSEVLVRLEQDRELLDTLTRFRLPGLTQRFPWLARQIARLAIKREMMGVKDVASFQTRIASYMARMIHTTTTSFETVGLERLSEDTPYLFLSNHRDISLDPAFVNYALYRHGRDTVRIAIGDNLLQKPFVTDLMRLNKSFIVPRSAKGKRAMLAAYQSLSGYIRHSLIHDRHSIWLAQREGRAKDGRDGTESAIIKMLTMAARTADKTRPFSESVSELNIVPVSISYEFDPCDLQKARELAAIANEGRYEKVQYEDIQSIAAGISGHKGRVKLVFGEPLKGDFATPDDVVAEVDRQVLQHYTLYPSHQLALEKLAASRPQLRDEPRLAAALDVSAISGAERAVFENRLAGVPSELRDWWLVQYANPILNREGLSIDLDEKLDAAEATATD, from the coding sequence ATGACTGACACAGCAACGCCCAAGCCTGCCACGCCTGACGAACAGGACCCGTTCGCCAGGATTCGCCCCTACCACGATCACGAGGTAAGTGAGGTACTGGTGCGCCTCGAGCAGGACCGCGAACTGCTCGACACCCTGACTCGCTTCCGCCTGCCGGGACTGACCCAGCGCTTCCCGTGGCTGGCGCGCCAGATCGCTCGCCTGGCCATCAAGCGCGAGATGATGGGCGTGAAGGACGTGGCCAGTTTCCAGACCCGCATCGCCAGCTACATGGCGCGCATGATCCATACCACCACCACCAGTTTCGAGACGGTGGGACTCGAGCGGCTGTCGGAAGACACGCCGTATCTGTTCCTGTCCAACCATCGCGACATCTCGCTGGACCCGGCCTTCGTCAACTACGCGCTCTATCGTCACGGCCGCGACACGGTGCGCATCGCCATCGGCGACAACCTGCTGCAGAAGCCCTTCGTCACCGACCTGATGCGCCTCAACAAGAGCTTCATCGTGCCGCGCTCCGCCAAGGGCAAGCGCGCGATGCTGGCGGCCTACCAGTCACTGTCGGGCTATATTCGTCACTCCTTGATCCACGATCGGCACTCCATCTGGCTGGCCCAGCGGGAAGGGCGTGCCAAGGATGGCCGTGACGGCACCGAAAGCGCCATCATCAAGATGCTGACCATGGCGGCCCGCACCGCCGACAAGACACGCCCCTTCAGCGAGAGCGTCAGCGAGCTCAACATCGTGCCGGTGTCCATCAGCTACGAATTCGACCCCTGCGATCTGCAGAAGGCGCGCGAGCTGGCGGCCATCGCCAATGAAGGGCGCTACGAGAAGGTGCAGTACGAGGACATCCAGTCGATCGCCGCCGGCATCAGCGGTCACAAGGGGCGCGTCAAGCTGGTGTTCGGCGAGCCGCTCAAGGGTGATTTCGCCACTCCGGACGACGTGGTCGCCGAAGTCGACCGTCAGGTACTCCAGCACTACACCCTCTACCCGAGCCACCAGCTGGCCCTCGAGAAACTGGCTGCCAGCCGTCCGCAGCTGCGTGACGAGCCACGCCTGGCCGCCGCGCTGGATGTCTCCGCCATCAGTGGTGCCGAGCGCGCCGTGTTCGAGAATCGTCTCGCCGGCGTGCCGAGTGAGCTCAGGGACTGGTGGCTGGTGCAGTACGCCAACCCGATCCTCAATCGTGAAGGCCTGTCCATCGATCTCGACGAGAAGCTGGACGCCGCCGAGGCCACCGCCACCGACTGA
- a CDS encoding acyl-CoA thioesterase, producing the protein MQQDSRQQDAADETAGTFSRTTLTVRGYHLDGYGHVNNARYLEFYEEGRWEFMLAHLDLADLKREGIAMVAVNVNLDWHYPATVHDELVITTRLARVGRRKMIMHQEIHLGETRMGEVHPRSGALVSRADFTFVLMNTQTGRAMPLEGEIGTLLVSLLSPEPQ; encoded by the coding sequence ATGCAACAGGACAGCCGTCAACAGGACGCCGCCGATGAGACCGCCGGCACTTTCAGTCGCACGACACTGACGGTGCGAGGTTATCACCTGGATGGCTATGGGCACGTCAACAACGCCCGGTATCTGGAGTTCTACGAAGAAGGGCGCTGGGAGTTCATGCTCGCGCATCTGGACCTGGCGGACCTCAAGCGCGAGGGCATCGCGATGGTGGCGGTCAATGTCAATCTGGACTGGCATTATCCGGCCACCGTGCATGATGAGCTGGTGATCACCACGCGACTCGCTCGGGTCGGGCGGCGCAAGATGATCATGCATCAGGAGATCCATCTGGGCGAGACGCGCATGGGCGAGGTGCATCCGCGCTCCGGCGCACTGGTCTCCCGCGCGGATTTCACCTTCGTGCTGATGAATACCCAGACCGGACGGGCCATGCCGCTGGAGGGAGAAATCGGCACGCTGCTGGTATCATTGCTGTCGCCCGAGCCGCAATGA
- a CDS encoding recombination-associated protein RdgC has product MWFKNLQLYRLHDSAPLEEGRLADALPEHVFRPVTGVEAKRIGWVAPGGRNSDMLVHEIQGHYLISALRQERVLPTAVVKEELEERVAERETAEGRPLRRREKLTLKEQIYEELLPRAFTRSSRTDLWWDSRRGLIAINASNAKRAEEVLDLLRQTLGSLKVTPLAVAQPPSQVMTTWLKDVASRPDDLIVGDQVELKAPGGEDGVLRARQFDLDGEEIQTALTLGRVVSKLALEVEGRVALILGEDMALKSLKFADAVIDEANAQEDGEDPILRLETDFALMAQVLSGVIEQMTAWLGGEAQPGS; this is encoded by the coding sequence ATGTGGTTCAAGAACCTGCAACTGTATCGCCTGCACGATAGCGCACCGCTGGAAGAGGGTCGTCTCGCCGACGCCCTGCCGGAGCATGTCTTCCGCCCGGTCACCGGCGTCGAAGCCAAGCGTATCGGCTGGGTGGCACCGGGCGGTCGCAACAGCGACATGCTGGTCCACGAGATCCAGGGCCATTATCTGATCAGCGCACTGCGTCAGGAACGTGTCCTGCCCACTGCCGTGGTCAAGGAAGAACTCGAGGAGCGAGTCGCCGAGCGCGAGACGGCGGAAGGTCGTCCGCTGCGTCGCCGCGAGAAGCTGACCCTCAAGGAGCAGATCTACGAGGAGCTGCTGCCACGCGCCTTCACGCGCTCCTCGCGCACTGACCTGTGGTGGGACAGCCGTCGCGGGCTGATCGCCATCAATGCCTCGAACGCCAAGCGTGCCGAGGAAGTCCTCGACCTGCTGCGCCAGACGCTGGGCTCGCTCAAGGTCACGCCGCTGGCCGTCGCCCAGCCGCCCTCCCAGGTGATGACCACCTGGCTGAAGGACGTGGCCTCGCGTCCGGATGACCTCATCGTCGGTGATCAGGTCGAGCTCAAGGCGCCGGGCGGCGAGGATGGCGTGCTGCGTGCCCGTCAGTTCGACCTCGACGGCGAGGAAATCCAGACGGCGCTCACTCTGGGCCGCGTGGTCAGCAAGCTGGCACTAGAAGTCGAGGGCCGCGTGGCGTTGATCCTCGGCGAGGACATGGCGCTCAAGAGCCTCAAGTTCGCCGATGCCGTCATCGATGAAGCCAATGCCCAGGAGGATGGTGAAGACCCCATCCTGCGACTGGAGACCGACTTCGCGCTGATGGCCCAGGTGCTCTCCGGCGTGATCGAGCAGATGACCGCCTGGCTGGGCGGCGAAGCTCAGCCGGGAAGCTGA